A stretch of Mucilaginibacter terrae DNA encodes these proteins:
- a CDS encoding DUF2264 domain-containing protein has product MKKSILKFILFAGLLICADAYAQKAVTTRQQWLNYLDKVARPVMMNLAADKLKANMPVELSERIDNKEGRSKVAYLEAFGRTLSGIAPWLQLEGGNSAEIKLRQQYRAWALKGIANAVNPGAKDYLEWNGGQPLVDASFMAIGLIRCPWLWEHLDDKAKKDVVAAMQTTRKTVPVYSNWILFTAAIEAFFDKYDLGYDPVRIEYSIREFTQHWYVGDGLFSDGMEFHLDYYNSIVIQPYLSDILDVVAEKQKKYSNERSMVKQIGQRYAQILERFINTDGTYPITGRSIAYRSGVFHHLANVALKKQLPESLTPAQVREALTAMINKTVGAPNTFNDKGWLNIGLYGKQPGLAEQYITTGSLYLCTDAFLPLGLPETDEFWSAAPEPWTAVKVWSGKDVAADHALDLKK; this is encoded by the coding sequence ATGAAGAAGAGCATTTTAAAGTTTATACTATTTGCCGGGCTTTTAATTTGTGCCGATGCCTATGCGCAAAAAGCCGTTACCACCCGCCAGCAATGGTTAAATTATCTGGATAAAGTTGCCCGCCCGGTAATGATGAATTTGGCGGCCGATAAATTAAAGGCCAATATGCCGGTAGAACTATCTGAAAGGATTGACAACAAAGAAGGCCGCAGCAAGGTTGCCTACCTCGAAGCTTTTGGACGTACACTGAGTGGCATTGCGCCATGGCTGCAATTAGAGGGCGGAAATAGTGCCGAAATAAAACTACGCCAACAATACCGGGCATGGGCATTAAAGGGCATAGCCAATGCGGTTAACCCCGGTGCTAAAGATTATTTAGAATGGAATGGTGGCCAGCCCTTGGTTGATGCATCCTTTATGGCAATAGGTTTAATACGTTGCCCGTGGCTATGGGAGCATTTGGATGATAAGGCTAAAAAAGATGTGGTTGCCGCAATGCAAACCACCCGCAAAACAGTACCCGTTTACAGCAACTGGATATTGTTTACTGCGGCCATTGAGGCTTTTTTTGATAAGTATGATTTAGGTTATGACCCGGTACGTATTGAGTACAGCATACGCGAATTTACCCAGCACTGGTACGTGGGCGATGGATTGTTTTCGGACGGGATGGAGTTTCACCTCGACTATTACAACAGCATCGTTATTCAACCTTATTTGAGTGATATATTGGATGTAGTAGCCGAAAAGCAAAAGAAGTACAGCAACGAGCGAAGCATGGTAAAACAGATAGGCCAGCGTTATGCACAAATTTTAGAGCGGTTTATTAATACCGATGGTACGTATCCCATAACCGGACGCTCCATTGCTTACCGCAGCGGGGTGTTTCATCATTTGGCTAATGTAGCACTCAAAAAACAACTGCCCGAATCACTAACACCCGCACAGGTACGCGAAGCTTTAACCGCCATGATCAATAAAACTGTTGGAGCGCCCAATACTTTTAATGATAAGGGCTGGCTCAATATAGGCCTGTACGGCAAGCAACCCGGCTTGGCCGAGCAATACATCACCACCGGCAGCTTATATTTATGTACCGATGCCTTCCTGCCACTTGGGCTGCCCGAAACTGATGAGTTTTGGAGCGCAGCCCCCGAGCCGTGGACGGCCGTTAAAGTATGGAGCGGTAAAGATGTAGCTGCCGATCATGCGCTTGATTTGAAAAAGTAG
- a CDS encoding MFS transporter — MSKKVLPVIVVSQFFCTSLWFAGNAIMGDVARQFDIAPEYLAHIASAVQLGFITGTLVFAILSLADRISPSKLFFCCALIAAAVNLSLAFIQLSTTLLLSVRFITGFFLAGIYPVGMKIAADYFDKGLGKSLGFLVGALVLGTAFPHFLKSIPAFSWRYVIYATSILATLGGLAMLLLVPDGPYRKPSQQFKLSAFLSGFKNADFRASAFGYFGHMWELYAFWVFVPVMLTSYQEHSAIALNIPLLSFIIIAMGSLACAGSGLLSQKFGTKKVAVWALYTSCLCCLVSPVFFISSVIIFITFLLVWSIAVIADSPLFSTLVAQNAPAETKGTSLTIVNCIGFSITIFSIQIINALRTEQNMHYIFMLLAIGPVLGLIALFNNKGR, encoded by the coding sequence ATGAGTAAAAAAGTACTGCCGGTAATTGTTGTTTCGCAATTTTTTTGCACCTCGTTGTGGTTTGCAGGTAATGCCATTATGGGTGATGTTGCACGGCAGTTTGATATTGCCCCCGAATACCTTGCACATATAGCCAGCGCTGTTCAATTGGGTTTTATAACCGGCACGCTGGTGTTTGCCATCTTAAGTTTAGCCGATAGAATATCGCCATCGAAACTATTTTTTTGTTGCGCCTTAATAGCAGCGGCTGTAAACTTGAGTTTAGCGTTTATCCAACTCAGTACAACATTGCTTCTGTCTGTTCGCTTTATAACCGGTTTCTTTTTAGCCGGAATTTACCCCGTAGGAATGAAAATAGCCGCCGATTATTTTGATAAAGGTCTGGGTAAATCATTAGGTTTTTTGGTAGGTGCACTGGTGCTGGGCACAGCCTTTCCGCATTTTTTAAAAAGTATTCCGGCTTTTTCGTGGAGGTATGTAATCTATGCCACCTCCATTCTGGCCACCTTGGGCGGACTGGCCATGTTGCTTTTAGTGCCCGATGGCCCGTACCGTAAACCCAGCCAGCAATTCAAACTGTCAGCATTTTTAAGCGGATTTAAAAATGCTGATTTCCGGGCATCGGCATTCGGATATTTTGGGCATATGTGGGAGTTGTACGCCTTTTGGGTATTTGTACCGGTGATGTTAACATCGTACCAGGAGCATTCTGCGATAGCTCTCAACATCCCGTTACTATCATTCATAATTATTGCCATGGGCAGTTTGGCCTGTGCAGGCAGCGGATTATTATCTCAAAAATTTGGTACTAAAAAAGTAGCCGTATGGGCGCTATATACCTCATGCCTGTGCTGTTTGGTATCGCCAGTATTCTTCATCAGTTCAGTAATCATATTCATAACATTCCTGTTGGTATGGAGCATTGCCGTAATTGCCGATTCTCCGCTGTTCTCTACCCTTGTGGCTCAAAACGCACCTGCCGAAACCAAGGGCACATCACTTACCATTGTAAATTGTATTGGTTTTAGTATTACAATCTTCAGCATACAAATAATTAACGCACTGCGCACAGAGCAAAACATGCATTACATTTTCATGCTGTTAGCAATTGGCCCGGTTTTAGGATTAATAGCATTGTTCAACAATAAAGGTAGATAA
- a CDS encoding aminotransferase class V-fold PLP-dependent enzyme, translating to MPNNRRLFIKQAAALTGAFSATSLFNQAHAEEWRQASEKIAHLSDADAAQDEDYWSVIQRSFTVSANIINLNNGGVSPSPLVVQQAVERYNQLANEGPSYFMWRILDQGREPLREKLALLAGALPGEIAINRNATEALNTIIYGLDLKSGDEVIGTKQDYPNMIQAYRQRAEREGIVYKQLSFNFPIENEEQIVKAYEQAITPKTKLIHITHVVNWLGQIMPVRKIADMAHSRGIEVIVDGAHSFGLLDFKIPDLGCDYFGTSLHKFLSAPIGSGMMWIKKENIAKIWPLMCNSEPHSADIRKFETIGTRSFPIEQGISEAINFHNAIGSKRKQERIHYLKNYWAGKVQQIPKVKLHTSLNPKYSCAICGVSVDGMTPQQLDAALFGTYKIHTVGVSWENINCVRVTPHVYTKLADLDKLVMAIEQIAKKA from the coding sequence ATGCCCAACAACCGACGACTCTTCATCAAACAGGCCGCCGCACTTACCGGAGCCTTTTCGGCCACCAGTTTATTTAACCAGGCCCATGCCGAAGAATGGCGACAGGCCAGCGAGAAAATTGCTCATTTGAGCGATGCCGATGCTGCACAGGATGAAGATTACTGGTCGGTTATACAGCGGTCGTTTACGGTTAGTGCTAATATTATCAACCTTAATAATGGAGGCGTATCGCCATCGCCGCTGGTGGTGCAACAGGCGGTTGAGCGGTATAACCAGCTGGCTAACGAGGGACCGTCTTATTTTATGTGGCGTATACTTGACCAGGGCCGCGAACCGCTGCGTGAAAAACTGGCCTTGCTGGCCGGAGCCCTTCCCGGCGAAATTGCCATTAACCGCAACGCCACCGAAGCCCTTAATACCATTATTTACGGCCTCGACCTTAAAAGCGGCGACGAGGTAATTGGCACCAAACAGGATTACCCAAACATGATACAAGCCTACCGCCAGCGTGCCGAGCGCGAAGGCATTGTATACAAGCAGCTGAGCTTTAATTTTCCTATTGAGAATGAGGAGCAAATTGTAAAAGCATACGAACAGGCCATCACCCCTAAAACCAAACTCATACACATAACCCACGTAGTAAACTGGCTGGGCCAAATTATGCCGGTACGCAAAATAGCCGATATGGCACACTCCCGCGGCATTGAAGTTATAGTGGATGGTGCGCACTCGTTCGGGTTGCTCGATTTTAAGATACCCGACTTAGGTTGCGATTATTTTGGCACCAGTTTGCACAAGTTCCTATCGGCACCTATTGGCAGCGGCATGATGTGGATCAAAAAAGAAAATATAGCTAAAATATGGCCGCTCATGTGCAACAGCGAACCGCACAGCGCCGATATACGCAAGTTTGAAACCATTGGTACCCGCAGTTTCCCTATTGAGCAGGGCATAAGCGAGGCCATCAACTTTCATAATGCCATAGGCAGCAAACGCAAGCAGGAACGTATACACTACCTCAAAAACTATTGGGCCGGCAAAGTGCAGCAAATACCCAAAGTAAAGCTGCATACCTCGCTCAATCCCAAATACTCGTGTGCTATTTGTGGTGTAAGTGTTGATGGCATGACCCCGCAACAGTTAGATGCCGCACTATTTGGCACCTACAAAATACACACCGTAGGCGTAAGCTGGGAAAACATCAATTGCGTACGCGTAACCCCGCATGTTTACACCAAGTTGGCCGATTTGGATAAACTGGTAATGGCTATTGAACAGATAGCTAAGAAAGCTTAA
- a CDS encoding M28 family metallopeptidase, translated as MKYKLTLTLLLFSTATFAQDSIFARRMVDTLTSKYFWGRGYTNDGMGKAGKFIAAEFKSYGLKPMSGKDFMQPFSFNVNTFPGKMEVSINGIALKPGRDFIVGPESRGIKASGNLVQKDSVTFIDAENKIILTVKNKLTWSVSQEAADYTSIEVDKKAIKQLPATISVNIENKFISNFKANNICGVVKGSAKPDSVIMITAHYDHLGGMGSATYFPGANDNASGVSLLLSLAKYYAAHPQPYTIAFMCFAGEEAGILGSKYFTENPLIPLGNIKFLVNTDLAGTGEEGITVVNATVYPKQFELLKQINAQGNYLIKVSPRGKAANSDHYWFTEKGVPAFFFYTMGGIKAYHDVFDVSKTLPLNKYNSLFKLMTNFITALQQ; from the coding sequence ATGAAATACAAACTAACCCTCACCTTATTACTCTTCTCAACCGCAACCTTCGCACAAGATTCCATTTTCGCCCGCCGCATGGTTGATACCCTTACCTCCAAATACTTTTGGGGGCGTGGTTATACCAACGATGGCATGGGTAAAGCCGGCAAATTTATTGCTGCCGAGTTTAAGAGTTATGGCTTAAAACCTATGAGCGGTAAGGATTTTATGCAGCCGTTCAGCTTTAATGTGAATACCTTTCCGGGTAAAATGGAGGTGAGCATAAACGGAATAGCTTTAAAGCCCGGTCGCGATTTTATTGTTGGTCCCGAAAGCCGGGGTATAAAGGCCAGCGGTAATTTGGTGCAAAAAGACAGCGTTACCTTTATTGATGCCGAGAATAAGATCATCCTTACGGTAAAGAATAAACTTACCTGGTCGGTATCGCAAGAAGCAGCCGATTACACCTCTATCGAAGTTGATAAAAAGGCGATTAAGCAATTACCAGCTACCATCAGCGTAAACATCGAGAACAAATTCATCAGCAATTTTAAAGCAAACAATATTTGCGGTGTGGTTAAAGGATCTGCCAAACCCGATTCGGTTATTATGATTACTGCTCACTACGATCATTTGGGCGGTATGGGTAGCGCAACCTATTTTCCGGGTGCTAATGATAATGCCAGCGGTGTTAGTTTGTTGCTAAGTCTGGCAAAGTATTACGCTGCGCATCCACAACCTTACACCATAGCCTTTATGTGTTTTGCCGGTGAAGAAGCCGGTATATTAGGTTCGAAGTATTTTACCGAAAACCCGCTCATTCCTCTCGGTAACATCAAGTTTTTGGTAAATACCGATTTAGCCGGCACCGGCGAGGAGGGCATAACCGTAGTTAACGCCACCGTTTACCCCAAGCAGTTTGAGCTTTTGAAGCAAATTAACGCACAAGGCAATTACCTGATTAAAGTATCTCCTCGGGGCAAAGCCGCCAACAGCGATCATTATTGGTTTACCGAAAAAGGTGTTCCGGCGTTCTTCTTTTACACCATGGGCGGCATCAAGGCTTATCACGATGTATTTGATGTGAGCAAAACCCTTCCACTAAATAAGTACAATAGCCTGTTTAAGTTGATGACCAATTTTATTACAGCGTTACAGCAATAG
- a CDS encoding DUF6265 family protein codes for MKATTRNLFLAAAIFAFVSQTVIAQMKPAKPTLANHAAWLLGTWQNKSPQGLLVEKWQKLNDSTYTGKSYFLAGKDTAFTESIVLEQRGGKLYYIPTVKNQNDGKPVKFTQAGKGLVFENPAHDFPQRITYTQIKPDSLVAEISGMSKGKFKSEKFPMGRVKK; via the coding sequence ATGAAAGCCACAACCCGCAACCTGTTCTTGGCAGCAGCCATATTCGCTTTTGTATCCCAAACCGTCATTGCCCAAATGAAACCGGCTAAACCCACATTAGCTAACCATGCCGCGTGGCTGTTAGGTACCTGGCAAAACAAAAGTCCGCAAGGTTTACTGGTTGAGAAATGGCAAAAGCTTAACGACTCAACGTATACCGGTAAAAGCTACTTTTTAGCAGGGAAAGACACTGCTTTTACAGAAAGCATTGTTTTGGAACAGCGCGGAGGCAAGCTGTACTATATTCCAACAGTAAAAAATCAGAACGATGGTAAGCCTGTAAAATTCACCCAAGCGGGCAAAGGGTTAGTGTTCGAAAATCCGGCGCATGATTTCCCGCAAAGGATTACTTATACGCAGATAAAACCAGATTCGCTGGTAGCCGAAATTTCGGGGATGAGCAAGGGCAAATTTAAGTCGGAGAAATTCCCGATGGGGAGGGTGAAGAAATAG
- a CDS encoding polysaccharide deacetylase family protein, translated as MINSGLKLLAALCTLTMVSASSQKPAGDWNGKKCAVVLTYDDAIDIDLDNVIPALDSVGFKGTFYLIGSSPVISKRMPEWRKAAANGHELGNHGLFHPCDGSMPGRSFVSPDHDLSKYTVKRAVDEVRALNTMLKAIDGKTQRTYAYPCGDLKIGDEYFYDQLKNDFAGARGVTGGLPTATQVDLSNINAYSISDKPADYMIDLVKKAQQTNTLLVFLFHGIGGGHSINESREAHRQLLQYLKANQKDIWVAPMVDVAQHIATIQHVKSKQ; from the coding sequence ATGATAAACTCCGGTTTAAAATTGCTGGCTGCTTTATGCACCCTAACCATGGTTTCTGCCTCATCGCAAAAACCTGCGGGCGACTGGAACGGTAAAAAATGCGCCGTGGTGTTAACTTATGATGATGCCATTGATATTGATCTGGATAACGTAATTCCTGCGCTTGACTCAGTTGGTTTTAAGGGCACTTTTTATCTTATAGGCTCATCGCCGGTTATCAGTAAACGTATGCCCGAGTGGCGCAAAGCCGCAGCCAACGGCCACGAACTGGGCAACCATGGCCTGTTTCACCCATGCGATGGCTCAATGCCCGGTCGGAGTTTTGTATCGCCCGATCATGATTTGAGCAAGTATACCGTTAAGCGAGCCGTTGACGAAGTACGCGCCCTCAACACCATGCTCAAAGCCATCGATGGTAAAACCCAGCGCACCTATGCCTATCCATGCGGCGATCTTAAAATTGGCGACGAATATTTTTACGACCAGCTTAAAAATGATTTTGCAGGTGCACGCGGCGTAACAGGTGGCTTACCAACGGCCACACAGGTTGATTTGAGTAACATTAATGCTTACTCCATAAGTGATAAACCAGCCGATTATATGATTGACCTGGTGAAAAAGGCACAGCAAACCAATACGCTGTTAGTATTTCTGTTTCATGGTATTGGCGGCGGGCACAGTATTAATGAGAGCCGCGAGGCGCACCGGCAATTATTACAATATTTAAAAGCAAACCAAAAAGATATATGGGTAGCGCCCATGGTTGATGTGGCTCAACATATTGCCACCATACAGCACGTAAAGAGCAAGCAATAA
- a CDS encoding alpha-L-rhamnosidase-related protein, producing MKYNILSIKRLNRWAFAVIGLIVIFGSEVQAQTKATWIWYPGDYEIWLSNKMQNRRTERGSFFPPFWKLDSHYVLIDFHKDYNIASAEEAEIAVEGQYNLKIDGKAVAGYPKKITLPAGKHRISLKVYNQGAVPAVFVKSAHVVTDNTWQVTFEDKEWIDASGKTSDISATQYLQAGSWNFNEANTSPSAFRLPVKPIQAVAKDKKANSIFVDFGKETFGFVKLHGVKGKGNITLYFGESKEEAMSLTGGELVDKFEVNQPESSDITFEGSRAFRYVNVVFDGDVSIGDVSMLYEYLPVEQRGSFKCSDEQINKIWDVSAYTMELNTREFFIDGIKRDRWVWSGDAAQSYLMNYYLYFDSPSVTRTMSALRGKDPVTSHINTIMDYTFYWFISIYDYYQHTGDKAYIEQTYSRMQSMMDYCLSRRNKNGLMQGLTGDWVFIDWADGLSKQGEVSFEQMLLCRSLESMALCANIMKDTKGSAKYGALAKDLKAKLFTYYWNAQKHALVHSRINGKQTANVTRYANMFGIFFNYFTEAQKQDVKKYVLMNDKVQKIVTPYMRFYELEALCAMGEQDYVLKQMKDYWGGMLNLGATSFWEEYNPDKKGAEHYAMYGRPFGKSLCHAWGASPIYLLGKYYLGVKPTAPAYAQYLIEPKLGGLQWMEGTIPTPKGDIKLKVSTTQIKVTADTGTGTLRIKSKTKPECSDAAVKATANGYYEISIQKGKSYTVNYKAV from the coding sequence ATGAAATACAATATTTTGAGTATAAAGCGTTTAAACCGCTGGGCTTTTGCTGTAATAGGTTTGATAGTTATTTTTGGCAGCGAAGTACAAGCCCAAACCAAAGCCACCTGGATTTGGTACCCCGGCGATTACGAGATTTGGTTAAGCAATAAAATGCAGAACCGCCGTACCGAACGCGGCTCGTTCTTCCCGCCGTTCTGGAAGCTCGACAGCCATTATGTGTTGATTGATTTTCATAAAGATTACAACATTGCATCGGCAGAAGAAGCTGAGATAGCGGTTGAAGGTCAATATAATTTGAAGATAGATGGCAAGGCTGTTGCAGGTTATCCTAAAAAGATAACGCTGCCTGCCGGTAAGCATCGTATTAGCCTAAAGGTTTATAACCAGGGTGCCGTACCAGCGGTGTTCGTGAAAAGCGCCCACGTGGTAACGGATAATACATGGCAGGTAACTTTTGAAGATAAGGAATGGATAGATGCATCGGGCAAAACATCGGATATATCGGCCACGCAATACTTACAAGCAGGTTCATGGAACTTTAACGAGGCCAATACCTCGCCATCGGCGTTCCGTTTGCCGGTTAAGCCTATACAAGCGGTTGCTAAAGACAAAAAAGCCAACTCCATATTTGTTGATTTTGGTAAAGAAACCTTCGGCTTCGTAAAGCTGCATGGCGTTAAAGGCAAGGGCAATATTACGCTATACTTTGGCGAAAGCAAGGAAGAAGCCATGAGCCTTACCGGCGGCGAGCTGGTGGATAAGTTTGAGGTTAACCAGCCCGAAAGTTCTGACATTACTTTTGAAGGTTCGCGCGCGTTCCGTTATGTAAATGTGGTGTTTGATGGCGATGTGAGCATAGGCGATGTATCGATGCTATACGAGTACCTGCCTGTTGAGCAGCGCGGCAGCTTCAAATGTTCCGACGAGCAGATCAATAAAATATGGGATGTATCGGCCTACACCATGGAGTTGAATACCCGCGAGTTTTTTATCGACGGTATTAAACGCGACCGCTGGGTATGGTCGGGCGATGCGGCGCAGAGCTACCTGATGAATTATTATCTGTACTTTGATTCGCCATCGGTAACCCGCACCATGAGTGCCCTGCGCGGTAAAGACCCGGTAACCAGCCACATCAATACCATTATGGACTATACGTTCTATTGGTTCATCAGCATTTACGATTATTACCAGCATACGGGTGATAAGGCCTATATCGAACAAACCTACTCGCGCATGCAAAGCATGATGGACTACTGCTTGTCGCGCCGCAATAAAAACGGCCTCATGCAAGGCCTAACCGGCGATTGGGTATTCATCGACTGGGCCGACGGCCTGAGCAAACAAGGCGAAGTAAGCTTTGAGCAAATGCTGCTATGCCGCAGTTTAGAGAGCATGGCGCTTTGTGCCAACATTATGAAAGATACCAAAGGGTCGGCCAAATATGGTGCGTTAGCTAAAGATTTAAAAGCAAAACTGTTTACCTATTACTGGAATGCGCAAAAGCATGCCTTGGTACACAGCCGTATAAACGGCAAGCAAACGGCGAACGTAACCCGCTATGCCAATATGTTCGGTATTTTCTTCAACTACTTTACCGAAGCCCAAAAGCAGGACGTTAAAAAGTATGTACTGATGAACGATAAAGTACAGAAAATTGTAACCCCATACATGCGCTTTTACGAGTTGGAAGCCCTTTGTGCCATGGGCGAGCAAGATTATGTATTAAAGCAGATGAAAGACTACTGGGGAGGCATGCTCAACCTGGGCGCAACCTCATTTTGGGAAGAATATAATCCTGATAAAAAAGGAGCCGAGCATTATGCCATGTACGGTCGTCCATTTGGTAAAAGTTTGTGCCACGCCTGGGGTGCCAGTCCTATTTACCTGTTGGGTAAATATTATTTAGGCGTAAAACCAACTGCACCGGCTTATGCACAATACTTAATTGAGCCTAAACTGGGCGGGCTGCAATGGATGGAGGGAACCATTCCAACCCCTAAAGGCGACATCAAACTGAAAGTAAGCACCACCCAAATTAAAGTAACCGCCGATACCGGTACAGGTACCCTGCGCATTAAAAGCAAAACCAAACCCGAGTGTAGTGATGCTGCGGTAAAAGCTACGGCTAACGGTTATTACGAAATTTCGATACAGAAAGGAAAGAGTTATACGGTGAATTATAAGGCGGTGTAA
- a CDS encoding DUF6794 domain-containing protein → MRNLLLCLLSFVVFLIGCESKHPYKPEPEPYIPKDILQCIAQIDGLWGKELRKEAKHMSEKDFIGITHASYGMWIRNNWGLWKGSRLKLYFSVRGAGFAENISAVIFASYYRYVTGKKINFGELLKTYQG, encoded by the coding sequence ATGAGAAATCTTTTGCTTTGTCTATTATCATTTGTTGTGTTTTTAATAGGTTGTGAGTCTAAGCATCCATACAAACCCGAGCCAGAACCTTACATCCCCAAAGATATTTTGCAGTGCATTGCGCAAATTGATGGCTTATGGGGAAAAGAGTTAAGAAAAGAAGCAAAACACATGAGTGAAAAGGATTTTATTGGTATTACGCATGCAAGCTACGGCATGTGGATAAGAAATAATTGGGGATTATGGAAAGGTTCGAGACTGAAGCTGTATTTTAGTGTTCGTGGTGCAGGCTTTGCCGAGAATATATCTGCTGTGATATTTGCCAGTTATTATAGGTATGTTACAGGTAAGAAAATCAATTTTGGAGAACTTTTGAAAACTTATCAAGGGTAA
- a CDS encoding BNR repeat-containing protein, protein MCKPVPAYFLSLFLLLTGFSNASAQNEATISTIAANGWANNSVNTVIFRKNSLVTFKNMQYAAYYDSAQYVVLAKRSLGKNNWQVEKTPYKGDATDAHKSISIMVDEKGYLHLAWGQHNNPLNYVKGIAPGSLKMSTRQSMTGTKESRISYPEFYKLANGNLLFFYRDGGSGNGSLIINSYHVKTQKWVRLQDNLIDGEGKRSAYWQVCTDAAGTLHISWVWRETPDVASNHDIAYACSKDGGKTWETSAGKPYTLPITAASAEYACKIPEKSELINQTSMFADAQGNPYIATYWRNTGEQVPQYHLVYKDNTGWHTRSLSFRKMPFSLSGTGTKHIPVSRPQIIAWKSGKNIAAGIIFRDEELGDKVSIAINDNIKTDKWRVQNLGNQQVGSWEPTYDTELWKNRGILSLFVQHTTQIDGEGKASNPPQPVQVWQWKPVIK, encoded by the coding sequence ATGTGTAAACCCGTACCGGCTTATTTTTTAAGCTTGTTTTTATTGCTTACCGGCTTTTCAAATGCTTCGGCACAAAACGAGGCAACCATATCAACCATTGCAGCCAATGGCTGGGCTAACAATTCAGTAAACACCGTTATCTTCCGTAAAAATTCGTTGGTAACGTTTAAAAACATGCAGTACGCCGCTTATTATGATAGCGCACAGTATGTAGTATTGGCAAAACGCTCTTTAGGTAAAAATAACTGGCAGGTCGAGAAAACTCCTTACAAAGGCGACGCAACCGATGCGCATAAAAGTATAAGTATCATGGTTGATGAAAAAGGGTATTTGCATTTAGCCTGGGGGCAGCATAATAATCCGCTCAATTATGTAAAAGGCATAGCCCCTGGTTCGTTAAAAATGAGTACCAGGCAAAGTATGACCGGGACCAAAGAGAGCCGGATAAGCTACCCGGAGTTTTATAAACTGGCTAACGGCAACCTTTTGTTTTTTTACCGGGATGGCGGTTCGGGCAACGGTAGCTTGATCATAAACAGTTACCATGTAAAAACGCAGAAATGGGTGCGTTTGCAGGATAATTTAATTGATGGCGAAGGTAAGCGCAGCGCCTACTGGCAGGTTTGTACAGATGCTGCCGGGACCTTACATATTTCGTGGGTATGGCGCGAAACGCCCGATGTGGCCAGCAATCACGATATTGCTTACGCATGTTCAAAAGATGGCGGCAAAACCTGGGAAACATCTGCAGGAAAACCCTATACTTTACCCATAACCGCTGCAAGCGCCGAATATGCCTGCAAGATACCTGAAAAAAGTGAACTTATTAACCAAACTTCGATGTTTGCCGATGCACAGGGTAACCCGTACATAGCCACCTATTGGCGCAACACGGGCGAACAGGTTCCGCAATACCATTTGGTTTATAAAGATAACACAGGCTGGCATACCAGGAGTCTCAGCTTTCGTAAAATGCCGTTTAGTTTAAGCGGAACGGGCACCAAGCACATACCGGTTTCGCGCCCACAAATTATTGCCTGGAAGAGTGGGAAAAACATAGCCGCCGGAATTATCTTCAGAGACGAAGAGCTGGGAGACAAAGTTTCTATTGCCATTAACGATAACATTAAAACTGATAAATGGCGGGTTCAAAATTTAGGCAACCAACAGGTAGGCTCGTGGGAACCTACTTATGATACGGAGCTATGGAAAAACCGGGGTATACTCAGTCTTTTTGTGCAACACACCACCCAAATTGATGGCGAAGGTAAAGCCAGCAACCCTCCGCAGCCCGTACAGGTTTGGCAGTGGAAACCTGTAATTAAATAA
- a CDS encoding DMT family transporter: MKYLYLFIAILSEVIATSALKASDQFSRFWPSVLVVLGYASAFYFLSITLKVLNMGIAYAIWSGIGIVLISIAGVVIYKQKLDLPAILGMALIVAGVLVINLFSKSAAH, translated from the coding sequence ATGAAATACCTATATCTCTTTATCGCCATTTTATCTGAAGTTATTGCAACCAGCGCCCTCAAGGCGTCCGACCAGTTTAGCCGTTTTTGGCCTTCGGTTTTGGTGGTATTGGGTTACGCTTCGGCATTTTACTTTTTGAGTATTACGCTCAAAGTGCTTAACATGGGTATTGCTTACGCCATTTGGTCGGGTATTGGTATAGTCCTTATTTCGATAGCTGGTGTGGTTATTTACAAGCAAAAACTTGATTTGCCTGCAATTTTGGGTATGGCCTTAATTGTGGCCGGAGTGCTGGTTATTAATTTATTTTCTAAGTCGGCAGCGCATTAG